A region of Neochlamydia sp. S13 DNA encodes the following proteins:
- a CDS encoding gamma-glutamyl-gamma-aminobutyrate hydrolase family protein (Members of this family of hydrolases with an active site Cys residue belong to MEROPS family C26.), whose amino-acid sequence MMSINVEDPFSCLRQSFLEIDPARKKLLLNQLSYSKREDLLRIIRQGAKAQVSKESFLFLKSQVKSIHHLTPNLTSRRNYSILSQMLAKCKAMVKHLLAFFNIMTAMATHLVAQKILFKNKASVKQKPYITELAFLKLLQAVPSSQEDSYKINFAKLLAEHGYAAEFKNIEFSANFQFFKNADLEGIVFTHCTLRWNHFGKSRLENVVFQGCNLSNISFMNTSLTNCFFNHCEMREVMFTAAELDSTSFKSSSLITCSFEDATLRQCSFHKVIMPATHFLEAVVIDTAIQKSELKNTVFFGNLDKFDFPANDLSRQSAIISKPITAILVHPENRGLSVPKVFIKLDKIAGLLPLRITLQPQKLTKEATNQEADILINKVGSYHKSKAPIPQRIMHAVAENPHLYPSCASILKKAHTLASEVDSFFLPGGEDIPPALYGRKQEELTEWDRDYRRSFLELSMMHYVHHQGLPLMANCRGFQLANVYFGAQLEQHVEGHNNVLQILPGAKKSYHGLSYKALKKPMISLSSHHQGVPTELAATEFIEPLIEYEGLVKASEAKYSGAAPLILLQFHPEFLKAQTAHTFFLEIIDKALNFILSKRNDLFWKIFFDSANTHRYRKITLAALKNSAKFH is encoded by the coding sequence ATGATGTCTATAAATGTGGAAGATCCTTTTAGTTGCTTAAGGCAAAGCTTTTTAGAAATCGATCCTGCTCGAAAAAAACTACTTTTGAATCAACTCTCTTATTCTAAGCGAGAAGATCTTCTTAGAATCATTCGTCAGGGTGCTAAGGCGCAAGTTAGTAAAGAAAGTTTTCTCTTTCTAAAAAGCCAAGTAAAAAGCATTCATCATTTAACGCCTAATTTAACAAGCAGACGCAATTATTCTATTCTTTCTCAAATGCTTGCCAAATGCAAAGCCATGGTAAAGCATCTACTAGCTTTTTTCAATATTATGACTGCTATGGCTACTCACTTAGTGGCTCAAAAGATTTTGTTTAAAAATAAAGCTTCCGTAAAACAAAAACCCTACATTACTGAGCTGGCTTTTCTAAAGCTTCTTCAGGCGGTCCCCAGCTCTCAGGAAGATAGCTATAAAATCAACTTCGCAAAGTTACTAGCCGAGCATGGATATGCGGCCGAGTTTAAAAATATTGAATTTTCTGCTAACTTTCAATTTTTTAAAAATGCTGATTTAGAAGGAATTGTTTTTACCCATTGTACCCTTCGATGGAATCATTTTGGAAAATCAAGATTAGAAAATGTGGTTTTTCAGGGATGTAATTTATCGAATATATCTTTTATGAATACCTCTCTTACAAATTGCTTCTTTAATCACTGTGAAATGCGAGAAGTGATGTTTACAGCAGCCGAGCTGGATAGCACTTCGTTTAAAAGTAGCTCGCTTATTACTTGTAGTTTTGAGGACGCCACTCTACGCCAATGTTCTTTTCATAAAGTTATTATGCCAGCCACACATTTTCTTGAAGCAGTAGTCATTGATACTGCCATCCAAAAAAGCGAATTAAAGAATACCGTATTTTTTGGCAACTTAGATAAGTTTGATTTTCCTGCCAATGATTTGTCTCGTCAAAGTGCTATAATTTCTAAACCCATTACAGCTATTCTGGTCCATCCTGAGAATCGAGGGTTAAGTGTTCCCAAAGTATTCATCAAATTAGATAAGATTGCTGGCTTACTGCCTCTTCGCATCACCCTTCAACCCCAAAAACTTACTAAAGAAGCTACAAATCAAGAAGCTGACATTTTAATCAATAAAGTAGGCTCCTATCACAAAAGTAAAGCTCCTATTCCTCAACGCATCATGCATGCTGTAGCTGAAAATCCTCATCTCTACCCCAGCTGTGCCTCAATTTTAAAAAAAGCTCATACATTAGCCTCTGAAGTAGATTCTTTCTTTTTGCCTGGTGGCGAAGATATCCCCCCTGCCCTTTATGGAAGAAAACAGGAAGAGCTGACAGAATGGGATAGAGATTATCGTCGTTCTTTTCTAGAATTATCCATGATGCATTACGTCCATCATCAAGGGCTTCCTTTAATGGCTAATTGCCGAGGCTTCCAGCTAGCCAATGTTTATTTTGGAGCTCAGCTTGAGCAACATGTGGAGGGACATAACAATGTCTTACAAATATTACCTGGTGCAAAAAAATCTTATCACGGGCTTTCTTATAAAGCTTTAAAAAAGCCTATGATTAGCTTAAGCTCCCACCATCAGGGGGTTCCTACGGAATTAGCAGCCACTGAATTTATTGAGCCTTTAATAGAATATGAGGGCTTAGTAAAGGCTTCAGAAGCTAAATACTCGGGAGCAGCTCCCCTAATATTATTGCAATTTCATCCTGAATTTCTCAAAGCTCAAACTGCTCATACATTTTTTTTAGAGATCATTGATAAAGCCCTAAACTTCATCCTGTCTAAAAGAAACGATCTCTTTTGGAAAATATTTTTCGACAGTGCTAACACCCACCGCTACCGCAAAATTACCTTAGCGGCTTTAAAAAATTCTGCGAAATTTCATTAG
- a CDS encoding leucine-rich repeat domain-containing protein has product MNPSSSANIEHLPNEILVPILKACASPSLFSVCGRWRHLLTNEVMPSLYWQISKVHVPQGDVAKQVIVLDRIYKLEEELSKTAKVNAIFKQTFTLASSLSPLELEFKWITEEKRYLTLTNYSSYLVNINRLLVWKKIPGGEKYLDQEKIKYLPLEKKGELFREWIIRYGKNITSLNLTGTGLISLPPEIGQISQLRGLYLSSNQLTSLPAEIGHLLRLQALNLSSNQLISLPAELGQLSQLQKLDLSSNQLVSLPAEIGHLSQLEMLNLEYNQLNTLPAEIGQLSQLQELYLEGNQLATLPVEIGQLSQLQELYLNSNQLASLPAEIGHLSQLKVLNLSNNQRTAFPAEIGRLSRLEVLNLSNNQLTFLPAEVGQLSQLQKLYLSSNQLNTLPAEIGQLSQLEYLHLEGNQLATLPAEIGQLSQLEYFHLEGNQLATLPAEIGQLSQLEYLHLEGNQLATLPAEIGQLSQLKVLYLKNNQLTGLLAGIGQLSQLQELYLDNNQLTSLPAEIGQLSELECLYLNNNHLTSLPGEMKQLPALENLQVKENPLENIPDKIKQRFRL; this is encoded by the coding sequence ATGAACCCTAGCTCTTCTGCCAACATTGAGCATTTACCTAATGAAATACTAGTCCCTATTTTAAAGGCTTGTGCTAGCCCTTCCTTATTTAGCGTATGTGGAAGATGGCGCCATCTGCTAACTAACGAGGTCATGCCTTCTCTTTATTGGCAAATAAGTAAAGTGCATGTTCCTCAAGGAGATGTTGCTAAGCAGGTTATTGTTCTAGATAGGATTTATAAGCTAGAAGAAGAGCTTTCCAAAACAGCAAAGGTAAATGCCATCTTTAAACAAACCTTCACTCTAGCTAGCTCTCTTTCACCTTTAGAATTAGAATTTAAATGGATAACCGAGGAAAAAAGATATCTTACTCTGACTAATTACTCTTCTTATCTGGTGAATATTAATCGCCTGTTAGTGTGGAAAAAAATTCCTGGTGGAGAGAAATACTTAGACCAAGAAAAAATCAAGTATTTGCCTTTAGAAAAGAAAGGAGAGCTGTTTAGAGAGTGGATCATAAGATATGGCAAAAATATTACGAGCTTAAATTTAACAGGAACTGGCTTGATTTCTTTACCCCCAGAGATAGGGCAGATATCACAGCTAAGAGGCCTTTACTTAAGCAGCAACCAGCTCACTTCCCTTCCTGCAGAGATAGGCCATCTGCTTCGACTGCAAGCGCTTAACTTAAGCAGCAACCAGCTTATCTCCCTTCCTGCAGAGTTAGGGCAGCTATCGCAGCTGCAAAAACTTGACTTAAGCAGCAACCAGCTTGTCTCCCTTCCAGCAGAGATAGGACACCTATCGCAACTGGAAATGCTTAACTTAGAATACAACCAGCTAAACACTCTTCCTGCGGAAATTGGGCAGCTTTCTCAGCTGCAAGAGCTTTACTTAGAAGGTAACCAGCTTGCTACTCTTCCTGTAGAGATAGGGCAGCTTTCTCAGCTGCAAGAGCTTTACTTAAACAGCAACCAGCTTGCTTCCCTTCCAGCAGAGATAGGACACCTATCGCAACTGAAAGTGCTTAACTTAAGTAATAACCAACGCACCGCCTTTCCCGCAGAGATAGGACGGCTTTCTCGGCTTGAAGTGCTTAATTTAAGTAATAACCAACTAACCTTTCTTCCAGCAGAGGTAGGGCAGCTATCGCAGCTGCAAAAGCTTTACTTAAGCAGCAACCAGCTAAACACTCTTCCTGCGGAAATTGGGCAGCTTTCTCAGCTAGAATATCTTCACTTAGAAGGCAACCAGCTTGCTACTCTTCCTGCAGAGATAGGGCAGCTTTCTCAGCTAGAATATTTTCACTTAGAAGGTAACCAGCTTGCTACTCTTCCTGCAGAGATAGGGCAGCTTTCTCAGCTAGAATATCTTCACTTAGAAGGTAACCAGCTTGCTACTCTTCCTGCAGAGATAGGGCAGCTATCGCAACTAAAAGTGCTTTACTTAAAAAACAATCAGCTTACTGGCCTTCTTGCCGGAATAGGGCAGCTGTCTCAGTTGCAAGAGCTCTACTTAGATAACAACCAGCTAACCTCTCTTCCTGCCGAGATAGGACAGCTTTCTGAGCTGGAGTGTCTTTACTTAAACAACAACCACCTTACCTCTCTTCCTGGCGAGATGAAACAGCTACCAGCTTTAGAAAATCTTCAGGTGAAAGAAAATCCGCTGGAAAATATTCCAGATAAAATAAAGCAGCGTTTTCGCTTGTAG
- a CDS encoding phospho-sugar mutase, which yields MNKTLQVTQFDAVTNRNINAWLKEAYDEHTKLAIQKLLKEHPEEIADAFSTNLSFGTGGLRGIIGVGTNRINQYTIRACTQGLANYLNSQPTPASHLSVLIGYDCRHYSREFAEECAKVLAGNNIQVYIYQDIRPTPLVSFGCRYKKCEAAIMLTASHNPAQYNGCKVYGKDGAQVSPPHDQLIVKEINKITDLKMIKYEKELNHSLIKWIKDEIDQAYLKAIMPLQLYPEENKKEGSTLKIVYTSLHGTGITIVPTAMKSWGFSTIQLVTKQVTVDGDFPTVKSPNPEEEEALKLGKDTLKHVKGEILIATDPDADRVGIVINHQGQMYPLDGNQLACLLLDHILEALSKQKRLPKNAAFVKTIVTSELFQKICESYGKTCFNVLPSFKYIAEKIREWESSLACYQYLFGVEDSCGYLYATLARDKDAVLTSLLICEMTLQAKLQGKTLLDRLHELWQKYGTYVEEIFTLKFEGTNAGKEQILKGMSALQENPPQTIGGIEVIKIEDYLTSQRLDLKTGKSEEIFLNKSEFLVFYLADESKLAIRPSGTEPKIKVYCGVRRKNFINVEKAAAEGKKHAQFLLEAFQCQLYKSYIARISND from the coding sequence ATGAACAAGACTTTGCAAGTTACCCAGTTTGATGCTGTGACTAATCGTAACATCAATGCCTGGCTTAAAGAGGCTTATGATGAACACACCAAGCTAGCCATACAGAAGTTACTTAAAGAACATCCTGAGGAAATAGCCGATGCATTTTCTACTAACCTCTCTTTTGGCACAGGAGGCTTACGTGGGATCATAGGGGTAGGAACCAATCGCATTAATCAGTATACCATTAGGGCCTGTACGCAGGGCTTGGCTAATTACTTAAATAGCCAGCCTACCCCTGCTTCTCACCTTTCTGTATTGATTGGATACGATTGCCGCCATTATTCGCGCGAGTTTGCAGAAGAATGCGCTAAAGTTTTAGCAGGCAATAACATTCAGGTGTACATCTATCAAGATATTCGCCCCACTCCTTTAGTCTCCTTTGGATGTCGTTATAAAAAATGTGAGGCTGCTATTATGCTAACAGCTTCGCATAATCCTGCCCAGTATAACGGTTGCAAAGTATATGGAAAGGATGGAGCGCAGGTGTCACCTCCTCATGATCAACTGATTGTTAAAGAAATCAATAAAATTACCGATCTTAAGATGATTAAGTATGAAAAAGAACTCAATCATTCCCTTATAAAATGGATAAAAGATGAGATTGATCAAGCGTATTTAAAAGCTATCATGCCTTTGCAGCTCTATCCGGAAGAAAATAAAAAGGAAGGTAGTACTTTAAAAATTGTTTACACTAGCTTGCATGGAACTGGGATTACAATTGTGCCTACGGCTATGAAAAGCTGGGGATTTTCCACTATACAATTAGTGACTAAACAAGTGACTGTTGATGGAGATTTTCCCACAGTAAAATCACCTAATCCCGAAGAAGAAGAAGCCTTAAAGCTCGGTAAAGACACTCTTAAGCATGTTAAGGGAGAAATTTTAATTGCTACTGATCCGGATGCCGATCGTGTCGGCATCGTGATTAACCATCAAGGCCAAATGTATCCTCTTGATGGTAATCAGCTGGCTTGTTTATTGCTGGATCATATTTTAGAAGCACTTTCTAAGCAAAAACGTCTTCCTAAAAATGCTGCTTTTGTGAAAACTATTGTTACCTCAGAACTTTTTCAAAAAATATGTGAGAGCTATGGCAAAACATGCTTTAATGTGCTCCCAAGCTTTAAATATATAGCGGAAAAAATCCGTGAGTGGGAAAGCTCCTTGGCCTGTTATCAGTATTTGTTCGGTGTTGAAGACTCTTGTGGCTATCTCTATGCAACTTTGGCACGCGATAAAGATGCAGTCCTCACCTCTCTATTAATTTGTGAAATGACTTTACAAGCCAAACTTCAAGGCAAAACATTACTAGATAGGCTCCATGAGCTTTGGCAAAAATATGGCACTTATGTAGAAGAAATTTTTACTTTAAAATTTGAGGGTACTAACGCAGGTAAAGAGCAAATACTAAAAGGAATGAGTGCATTGCAAGAAAATCCTCCCCAAACCATTGGAGGGATTGAAGTGATTAAGATTGAAGATTACTTAACATCCCAACGATTGGATTTGAAAACAGGAAAAAGTGAAGAAATTTTTCTTAATAAATCGGAATTTTTGGTATTTTATTTAGCTGATGAGTCTAAATTAGCCATTCGCCCTTCCGGAACAGAACCCAAGATTAAGGTTTACTGTGGAGTGAGAAGGAAAAATTTTATAAATGTGGAAAAGGCTGCAGCGGAAGGAAAGAAGCATGCTCAATTTCTTCTAGAAGCCTTTCAATGTCAGCTTTATAAGAGTTATATAGCAAGAATAAGTAATGATTAG
- a CDS encoding iron ABC transporter permease: MNKHLLYIILYFILLLSVILTLTIGETEFIQVWKDALAQLAGSSFYWNPLLDERLPRLIVLLCTGASLAVAGTVTQALFQNPLASPGVLGIPAGGSLLVVIIFICELHYNYPYAIPIAAFIGCLGTLLVVYSLSRRKGYVELTHMVLTGIAVSTLIVTIQSSIIYAFRDRWHIIQTLTEWEAGSTSDRSWMHVHLQLPLTLFGLSSCWLYSKEINMMAFGEEEAKNLGVEVDKIRWRLFLSISLLISGAVAAVGNIAFFGLLLPHLIRRFAGPNNQQLIPLAILGGGAILTAMDVGLRFFSLQAFSIGNISGIMGGIFFLCILMGSRYRHALLGKGDYACMLLLAFILTANLQEINA; the protein is encoded by the coding sequence ATGAATAAGCATCTGTTGTACATTATCCTTTATTTTATCCTCCTTTTATCTGTCATCCTTACTTTAACGATTGGCGAGACAGAATTTATTCAAGTGTGGAAAGATGCGTTAGCACAATTAGCAGGTTCTTCATTCTATTGGAATCCTCTTTTAGACGAAAGGCTTCCAAGGCTTATTGTATTGTTATGTACAGGAGCTTCTTTAGCTGTAGCAGGAACAGTCACTCAAGCCCTTTTCCAAAATCCTCTCGCCTCTCCTGGTGTTTTAGGGATCCCAGCCGGGGGTAGCCTACTTGTCGTGATAATTTTTATTTGTGAATTACACTACAATTATCCCTACGCCATTCCTATTGCCGCATTTATTGGCTGTTTGGGTACCCTGCTTGTAGTTTATTCTCTTTCTCGCAGGAAAGGGTATGTGGAATTAACCCATATGGTCTTAACAGGTATTGCTGTGTCTACGCTCATAGTTACTATTCAAAGCTCTATTATCTATGCTTTTCGAGATCGCTGGCATATTATACAAACTTTAACCGAATGGGAAGCAGGGTCCACCTCTGATCGTAGCTGGATGCATGTGCATCTGCAACTTCCTCTTACTCTTTTTGGTCTCTCAAGCTGCTGGCTCTATAGCAAAGAAATCAATATGATGGCCTTTGGAGAGGAAGAAGCTAAAAATCTAGGGGTAGAAGTGGATAAAATCCGTTGGCGGCTATTTTTAAGCATCTCTTTATTAATTAGCGGCGCTGTGGCCGCGGTGGGAAATATAGCATTTTTTGGTCTTCTACTCCCTCATCTTATTCGCCGCTTTGCAGGTCCTAATAACCAGCAACTGATCCCTCTGGCTATTCTTGGAGGTGGGGCCATTTTGACTGCTATGGATGTAGGATTGCGCTTTTTTTCCTTACAAGCTTTTTCTATAGGCAATATCTCAGGTATAATGGGAGGGATATTTTTTCTTTGTATTTTAATGGGAAGCCGTTATAGGCACGCTTTGTTGGGAAAAGGAGACTATGCGTGTATGCTTCTGCTAGCTTTCATTCTGACTGCTAACTTACAGGAAATTAATGCTTGA
- a CDS encoding ABC transporter ATP-binding protein, translating into MLELKNLTYKVGHKTLIENVSLKFIPGLIYGIIGPNGAGKSTLLKTLTGIWKATTGKVYWKHQELLSQDRTTISRTLSLVLQNPQPHFAFSVAEMVEMGTYPRHDLRKKEKKAKVQWALELVNGWHLRDERITEVSQGERQRIYIARSLVTQSPILVLDEPTSNLDIKHQLEIWNLLRQLSQEGKLIIVANHDLYATERFCDQVAVLKQGCLFYQGAFAAMKSSSLLYEVFEIAHL; encoded by the coding sequence ATGCTTGAATTAAAGAATTTAACTTATAAAGTAGGCCATAAAACCCTAATCGAGAATGTTTCTTTAAAATTCATACCCGGCTTGATCTATGGTATTATTGGTCCTAATGGTGCAGGAAAAAGTACTTTGCTTAAAACTTTGACAGGTATATGGAAAGCTACGACAGGAAAAGTATACTGGAAGCACCAAGAGCTACTTTCTCAGGATAGGACAACCATTAGCCGGACTTTATCCCTCGTTCTTCAAAATCCTCAGCCCCATTTTGCTTTTAGTGTGGCTGAAATGGTGGAGATGGGCACTTATCCTCGCCACGATCTTAGGAAAAAAGAAAAAAAAGCTAAAGTTCAGTGGGCTTTAGAATTAGTCAATGGTTGGCATTTAAGAGATGAACGTATTACTGAAGTTTCGCAAGGAGAAAGGCAAAGAATTTATATTGCTCGCTCGTTAGTCACGCAATCGCCTATATTGGTACTAGATGAACCTACCTCTAATTTAGATATCAAGCATCAACTAGAAATATGGAATTTGCTGCGTCAATTATCTCAAGAAGGTAAATTAATTATTGTAGCTAACCATGATTTATATGCTACCGAACGTTTTTGTGATCAAGTAGCCGTCTTAAAGCAAGGATGTCTTTTCTATCAAGGAGCATTTGCCGCCATGAAATCCTCCTCCTTGCTTTACGAAGTGTTTGAAATAGCCCACCTATGA
- a CDS encoding ABC transporter substrate-binding protein has protein sequence MLIWWSLAFKQPSDQASDPCPLCPSSKPLPSIFKYLSTLQRETLHQALNGDYSMMSKLITDWDHDAQIMEQYGYRTVKRLLRDDFLRCQLLARQINNSSKEELDLLHDYYRLSSIQDDNGNIFDLSTSYKRFLPQTFVAASFLLALSEPELIVALPTGMRKQTSIYPVQATHLIALDADRYNTEKLYNARPDIAFVADYSNPSTLEALNKQGIPLFTLKHVNSPEEVQNALLRIGHIINRPIEAELLNYFVEAAMLAIDNRFNMISSTFPSTQQPPKVLFLKHHLTFSTPSSHTLTGKLLNRMGVKQLLGSAGNPSKHAWTLPIHHEHIRQMDPDYIIIATSDKDDNKRRFLKKQIFQLLKEKPNKPIAFVNEALQENPSQYMVLAYYDLYTALTRVN, from the coding sequence ATGCTCATCTGGTGGTCTCTAGCTTTTAAGCAACCTAGTGATCAAGCATCCGACCCCTGTCCCCTTTGTCCTTCCTCTAAGCCTCTACCCTCTATATTTAAATATCTCTCTACTCTCCAACGTGAAACCCTACATCAAGCGTTAAATGGAGATTACTCCATGATGAGTAAACTCATCACTGACTGGGACCATGATGCTCAAATCATGGAGCAGTATGGCTATAGGACTGTCAAACGCTTATTAAGGGATGATTTTCTAAGATGCCAACTTTTGGCAAGACAAATTAACAATAGTTCTAAAGAAGAGCTCGATCTTCTTCATGATTACTACCGCCTTTCCTCTATCCAGGATGATAATGGAAATATATTTGATTTATCGACTTCTTATAAACGCTTTCTTCCACAAACTTTTGTGGCAGCAAGCTTTCTGTTAGCGCTTAGTGAGCCCGAATTGATCGTTGCTCTACCCACTGGAATGCGTAAACAAACCTCTATTTATCCTGTCCAGGCCACCCATCTTATTGCTTTAGATGCAGACCGTTACAACACCGAAAAATTGTACAATGCTCGTCCTGATATTGCTTTTGTAGCAGACTACTCAAACCCCTCCACCCTGGAAGCCCTAAACAAACAAGGGATTCCCCTCTTTACTTTAAAACATGTTAACTCGCCTGAAGAAGTTCAAAATGCCTTGCTTCGTATCGGACACATCATCAATCGCCCCATAGAGGCTGAGCTGCTAAATTATTTTGTTGAAGCGGCTATGCTAGCTATTGATAATCGCTTTAACATGATAAGTAGCACTTTCCCTTCTACTCAACAACCCCCTAAAGTTCTTTTCCTTAAACACCATCTGACCTTTTCAACGCCTTCCTCTCATACCCTTACAGGCAAGTTGCTAAACCGTATGGGCGTTAAGCAATTATTGGGCTCTGCGGGAAATCCATCCAAGCACGCTTGGACACTACCCATTCATCACGAGCATATCAGGCAGATGGATCCGGATTATATCATTATTGCTACCTCTGATAAGGATGATAATAAGCGCAGATTCCTTAAAAAACAAATTTTTCAGCTATTAAAAGAAAAGCCAAATAAACCCATTGCTTTTGTAAATGAAGCCCTTCAAGAAAATCCTTCCCAGTATATGGTTTTGGCTTATTATGATTTGTATACAGCGTTAACGCGAGTCAATTAA
- the groL gene encoding chaperonin GroEL (60 kDa chaperone family; promotes refolding of misfolded polypeptides especially under stressful conditions; forms two stacked rings of heptamers to form a barrel-shaped 14mer; ends can be capped by GroES; misfolded proteins enter the barrel where they are refolded when GroES binds), with amino-acid sequence MSSAPKQIIFEEEAREKLLAGIKELSTIVAFTLGPRGRNVGLEKSWGAPTITNDGSTIVKDISLKDQYKNMGVSMAKEVVQKMKETCGDGTTRATLLLGAMVENGIKLIASGASPISVKRGIDKAVEAIVNEIDKQAISVQSDREILSIANVAASGDEEVGKMIAEAIKKVGKNGVITIEEAKGTDTTLEMVEGMRFDRGYLSAYFCTNNDKMIVEMENPQILLIDRKINSIHELLPILQSVATTGKNLLIVAEDLEGEALSTLVVNKLRGTLKVAAVKAPGFGDRRKAMLEDIAILTGAGVVSEETGISMKEIPDHVLGSAEKVIITKEHTTIMNGAGQPDAIQARVKQIENEINNTTSTYDKEKLEERKAKLSGGVAVVRVGAVTEVELKPKKQLFEDSLNSTKAAIEGGIVPGGGVAFIRASQIVPTLKLEGDEALGAKIVATACEAPLKQIVFNAGHDGLVMLAEVRQADTNFGFNVMSEKIEDLVASGVVDPAKVIKNALTYSASVAGIVLISEALIGDAEEEEEKQK; translated from the coding sequence ATGTCTTCTGCACCAAAACAAATTATATTTGAAGAAGAAGCTCGCGAAAAGCTACTTGCGGGTATTAAAGAACTTTCCACAATTGTAGCATTCACTCTTGGACCACGGGGTCGAAACGTTGGCTTAGAAAAATCCTGGGGAGCGCCTACCATCACTAACGATGGAAGTACGATTGTCAAAGACATTAGCTTAAAAGATCAGTATAAAAACATGGGTGTTTCCATGGCTAAAGAAGTCGTACAAAAGATGAAGGAAACCTGTGGGGATGGAACTACGCGTGCCACCTTACTTTTAGGAGCGATGGTAGAAAATGGCATTAAATTAATTGCTTCTGGAGCAAGCCCTATTAGTGTGAAACGAGGGATTGACAAAGCTGTTGAAGCAATTGTGAACGAAATAGATAAGCAAGCTATCTCTGTACAAAGTGATCGGGAGATACTTTCTATTGCCAATGTGGCAGCTTCTGGCGATGAAGAAGTGGGCAAAATGATTGCTGAAGCCATAAAAAAAGTAGGTAAGAACGGCGTAATTACCATTGAAGAAGCCAAAGGGACAGATACAACTTTAGAGATGGTAGAGGGAATGCGTTTTGACCGCGGCTACTTGAGCGCTTACTTTTGTACTAACAACGACAAAATGATTGTCGAAATGGAAAATCCTCAGATTCTTCTTATCGATCGTAAAATTAATAGCATTCATGAATTGTTGCCCATCTTGCAGTCAGTAGCTACAACAGGTAAAAATCTACTCATTGTTGCTGAGGATCTGGAAGGAGAAGCTTTATCTACGCTGGTAGTAAACAAACTAAGAGGAACTTTAAAAGTAGCTGCTGTGAAAGCTCCAGGCTTCGGGGATAGACGCAAAGCTATGCTAGAAGATATTGCTATCTTAACTGGCGCAGGAGTAGTGTCGGAAGAGACAGGAATTTCCATGAAAGAAATTCCCGATCATGTTCTAGGGTCTGCCGAAAAAGTTATCATCACTAAAGAGCATACAACTATTATGAATGGTGCTGGCCAGCCCGATGCTATCCAAGCAAGAGTAAAGCAAATTGAAAACGAAATTAATAATACCACTAGTACTTATGACAAAGAAAAACTAGAAGAACGTAAAGCTAAATTAAGTGGCGGAGTAGCAGTCGTTCGTGTAGGAGCAGTGACTGAAGTCGAGCTCAAGCCCAAAAAACAACTTTTTGAAGATAGTTTGAACTCTACCAAAGCTGCTATTGAAGGTGGCATTGTGCCTGGTGGAGGGGTGGCTTTTATTCGTGCTAGCCAAATTGTCCCTACCCTTAAACTGGAAGGTGACGAAGCCCTTGGAGCTAAAATTGTGGCCACTGCCTGCGAAGCACCTCTTAAGCAAATTGTATTTAATGCTGGACATGATGGATTAGTGATGTTAGCAGAAGTACGACAAGCGGACACCAACTTTGGCTTCAACGTAATGAGCGAAAAGATTGAAGATCTAGTAGCTAGTGGCGTAGTAGACCCGGCTAAAGTCATAAAAAATGCATTAACTTATTCGGCTTCCGTAGCAGGTATTGTGCTCATTTCTGAAGCGCTTATCGGGGACGCAGAAGAAGAGGAAGAAAAACAGAAATAA